One genomic segment of Thermodesulfobacteriota bacterium includes these proteins:
- the tolR gene encoding protein TolR produces MSSSSRAGDRRVMADINVTPLVDVMLVLLIIFMVTAPMLTQGVDVNLPKASAKAMRSDEERLVLTVDANSRIFVGKQPVEFNRLSPVLKQIVSQREDRQVFFRADRSVPYGFVVKVIAEVRNSGIEKLGMVTEPLER; encoded by the coding sequence ATGAGCTCCTCCAGCCGCGCCGGCGACCGCAGGGTCATGGCGGACATCAACGTCACCCCGCTGGTCGACGTGATGCTCGTGCTCCTCATCATCTTCATGGTCACCGCCCCCATGCTCACGCAGGGGGTCGACGTGAACCTTCCGAAGGCCAGCGCGAAGGCGATGCGCAGCGACGAGGAGCGCCTCGTCCTGACGGTGGACGCCAACAGCCGGATCTTCGTGGGGAAACAGCCGGTCGAGTTCAACCGGCTGAGCCCCGTGCTCAAGCAGATCGTCTCTCAACGGGAGGACCGGCAGGTGTTCTTCCGCGCCGACCGCTCCGTCCCCTACGGCTTCGTGGTGAAGGTCATCGCGGAGGTGCGCAACTCCGGGATCGAAAAACTTGGCATGGTCACCGAACCGCTCGAACGATAA